The following proteins are encoded in a genomic region of Desulfocurvibacter africanus subsp. africanus DSM 2603:
- a CDS encoding CheR family methyltransferase yields the protein MPSSSLSPETMERLSRFVGKYLGLHFPVERHKDLLRGVARAAVELGRNGPEALVEEILAGRANRHVLDNLAGQLTIGETYFFRDKRLLDLLREEVLPGLLRRASREGRPLRIWSAGCCTGEEPYTVAILLKELMRGAIQVPVSILATDLNPRFLDKAQRAIYRQWSFRATPSRIRNAWFRSLPDEVWELSPDIRSMVSLACLNLAVDAYPALENRTNAQDLILCRNVLMYFSPQLGQKVVTKLHGCLVDGGLLVVGPSEGSLVTSSGLFSVDLNERGILYCRESCRIGQPAPNITSMPEPTEPDLAGPPALPVQDSLPAAGLLDRKAAGEASLIEQALHEARAAVERGCYAEAGERLASVDRSGLSPAQSGLLANLTARMLAGSGDLALAERTCREAIAADKMHAAHHYLLAVILQELRRLKEAVEALQKALYLEPGFLLAHFSLGLLLKELGREQESRRSLKNALAGLQGLDREGIVPESEGMTAGRITEIIQAMIG from the coding sequence ATGCCTTCCTCCTCCCTATCCCCCGAAACCATGGAGCGGCTGAGCCGCTTTGTCGGCAAATATCTCGGGCTGCACTTCCCGGTCGAGCGTCACAAGGACCTGCTGCGCGGCGTGGCCAGGGCTGCGGTCGAACTGGGCCGCAACGGCCCGGAGGCGCTTGTGGAGGAGATCCTTGCGGGTCGCGCGAACCGCCATGTGCTGGACAATCTGGCCGGGCAGCTAACCATCGGCGAGACGTATTTTTTTCGCGACAAGCGGCTGCTGGACCTGCTGCGCGAGGAGGTCCTGCCCGGCTTGCTCCGCCGCGCCAGCCGGGAAGGTCGTCCCCTGCGCATCTGGAGCGCCGGCTGCTGCACCGGCGAGGAGCCCTATACCGTGGCCATTCTGCTCAAGGAACTCATGCGCGGCGCGATACAGGTGCCGGTGAGCATCCTGGCCACGGACCTCAATCCGCGCTTCCTGGACAAGGCCCAGCGCGCCATCTACAGGCAATGGTCCTTCCGGGCCACTCCGTCGCGCATCCGCAACGCCTGGTTCCGCAGCCTGCCCGACGAGGTCTGGGAGCTGAGCCCGGACATCCGCTCCATGGTCAGCCTGGCCTGTCTCAATCTGGCCGTGGACGCCTATCCGGCGCTGGAGAACCGCACCAACGCCCAGGACCTCATCCTTTGCCGCAACGTGCTCATGTATTTCTCGCCGCAGTTGGGCCAGAAAGTCGTGACCAAGTTGCACGGCTGCTTGGTGGACGGCGGCCTGCTGGTGGTCGGGCCCAGCGAAGGCAGCCTGGTGACGAGCAGCGGACTGTTTAGTGTGGACCTGAACGAGCGCGGCATTCTCTATTGCCGGGAGTCCTGCCGGATCGGGCAGCCTGCGCCCAACATTACGTCGATGCCTGAGCCGACCGAGCCGGACCTTGCCGGTCCTCCTGCGCTGCCAGTGCAGGATTCCCTGCCGGCGGCGGGTCTCCTTGACAGAAAAGCCGCAGGCGAGGCATCGCTTATCGAACAAGCATTGCATGAGGCCCGCGCGGCTGTTGAGCGCGGCTGCTACGCCGAGGCCGGAGAGCGTCTGGCCTCGGTGGACCGGAGCGGCCTGTCTCCGGCCCAAAGCGGCTTGTTGGCCAATCTTACGGCCAGGATGCTGGCGGGCTCGGGAGATCTTGCGCTGGCCGAGCGGACTTGCCGCGAGGCCATTGCCGCGGACAAGATGCACGCGGCCCATCACTACCTGCTGGCGGTCATCCTGCAGGAGCTACGCCGACTGAAGGAAGCCGTGGAGGCTCTACAGAAGGCCCTCTACCTGGAGCCGGGCTTTTTACTGGCCCACTTTTCCCTGGGCCTGCTGCTCAAGGAACTTGGCCGCGAGCAGGAGAGCAGGCGGAGCCTGAAGAACGCACTGGCAGGGCTCCAGGGGCTGGACCGCGAGGGGATAGTGCCTGAATCCGAAGGCATGACCGCGGGCCGGATCACGGAGATCATCCAAGCCATGATTGGGTAA
- a CDS encoding chemotaxis protein CheW, giving the protein MAKPTRYVLFSLDSHRFAVPLRDVLSAERAAWVTSLPGAPEVILGAVDIGGRMAPVVDLRRRFGLPPRELRVSDSFLLVRASGRLLALLVDAVEGVREAMASCITLAGEIWPGLEYLDGVARLEDEIVLIHDLARLLSLEEAQALDEAASGLRREQADA; this is encoded by the coding sequence GTGGCCAAGCCGACCCGTTATGTCCTCTTCAGCCTGGACAGCCACCGCTTCGCGGTCCCCTTGCGCGATGTGCTGAGCGCCGAACGCGCGGCATGGGTCACGTCCCTGCCGGGCGCGCCCGAGGTGATCCTGGGCGCCGTGGACATCGGCGGGCGCATGGCTCCCGTGGTGGATTTGCGTCGCCGCTTCGGCCTGCCCCCGCGCGAGTTGCGCGTCTCGGACAGTTTCCTGCTCGTGCGCGCCTCGGGTCGCCTGCTGGCCTTGCTGGTGGACGCCGTGGAAGGCGTGCGCGAGGCCATGGCCTCGTGCATCACTCTGGCGGGCGAAATCTGGCCCGGCCTGGAGTACCTGGACGGCGTGGCTCGCCTGGAAGACGAAATCGTGCTCATTCACGACCTGGCCAGGCTGCTCTCCCTGGAGGAGGCGCAAGCCCTGGACGAAGCGGCCTCCGGCCTGCGCCGGGAGCAGGCCGACGCCTAG
- a CDS encoding NAD+ synthase, translating into MRLGLIQLNPTVGDIEGNAARIEQAVRRATAQGARLCLTSEMALTGYPPRDLLLFGSFVRRVTEALEDLARRLANEAPVLVGTVEANPGPCGKLLRNAAVLLGGGRLRHSFHKTLLPTYDVFDESRYFEPSQEPKLFELDGLRMAVTVCEDIWNDKDYWPRRNYAFDPLEALASQAPDVILNLSASPFHLGKQAERERMLAAISRKYKAPLAYVNQVGGNDDLIFDGRSTVFDSQGRILARLAAFAEDVAVVNLAASPVPLPADLSGPADALEALVMGTRDYARKCGFKSALLGLSGGIDSALTAAVAARALGPDNVLGVLMPSPYSSRGSIDDSLELARNLGLRTLTLPIAPLMAAFEQTLEEPFRGLCPDVTEENIQSRIRGNLLMALSNKYCSMLLTTGNKSELAVGYCTIYGDMSGGLAVISDAPKTLVYAMSRQLNADSPTPIIPESILTKPPSAELRPGQVDQDSLPPYDVLDAILALHIEEHRGLEEIVAAGFDEPTVRRVLKLVAIAEFKRRQAAPGLRITRRAFGTGWRMPIARRWTF; encoded by the coding sequence ATGCGGCTCGGACTTATCCAGCTAAACCCCACCGTGGGCGACATCGAAGGCAATGCCGCGCGCATCGAGCAGGCCGTGCGCCGCGCCACTGCCCAAGGCGCGCGCCTGTGCCTGACCTCGGAAATGGCCCTGACCGGCTATCCGCCCAGGGACTTGCTCCTGTTCGGCTCCTTCGTACGCCGCGTGACGGAAGCCCTGGAAGATCTTGCCCGCAGGCTTGCCAACGAGGCTCCCGTACTCGTGGGCACGGTGGAGGCCAATCCCGGCCCCTGCGGCAAGCTCCTGCGCAACGCGGCCGTGCTCCTGGGCGGCGGGCGGTTGCGGCACTCTTTCCACAAGACGCTCCTGCCCACCTACGACGTATTCGACGAATCGCGCTACTTCGAGCCTTCGCAGGAGCCCAAGCTTTTCGAGCTGGACGGCCTGCGCATGGCCGTGACCGTGTGCGAGGACATCTGGAACGACAAGGACTACTGGCCCAGGCGCAATTACGCCTTCGATCCGCTGGAGGCCTTGGCCAGCCAAGCGCCCGACGTGATCCTGAACCTGTCGGCCTCGCCGTTCCATTTAGGCAAGCAGGCCGAGCGCGAGCGCATGCTCGCGGCCATCTCCCGCAAATACAAGGCCCCGCTGGCCTACGTGAACCAGGTCGGCGGCAACGACGACCTGATCTTCGACGGCCGCAGCACGGTCTTCGACTCCCAGGGCCGCATCCTTGCCCGCCTCGCGGCCTTTGCCGAGGATGTCGCCGTGGTAAACCTCGCGGCCTCCCCGGTGCCGCTGCCGGCCGATCTCTCGGGCCCGGCCGATGCACTGGAAGCCCTGGTCATGGGCACGCGCGACTATGCGCGCAAGTGCGGCTTCAAAAGCGCGCTGCTGGGCCTTTCGGGCGGCATCGATTCCGCGCTCACCGCCGCCGTTGCCGCGCGCGCCCTGGGACCCGACAACGTGCTGGGCGTGCTCATGCCCTCGCCCTATTCCAGCCGGGGCAGCATCGACGACTCCCTGGAGCTGGCGCGCAATCTGGGCCTGCGCACCCTGACCCTGCCCATCGCCCCGCTCATGGCGGCCTTCGAGCAGACCCTGGAGGAGCCCTTCCGCGGCCTGTGCCCGGACGTGACCGAGGAGAACATCCAGTCGCGCATCCGCGGCAACCTGCTCATGGCCCTGTCCAACAAATACTGCTCCATGCTGCTGACCACGGGCAACAAGAGCGAGCTGGCCGTGGGCTACTGCACCATCTACGGCGACATGTCCGGCGGACTGGCGGTCATCTCGGACGCTCCCAAGACGCTGGTCTACGCCATGTCCCGCCAGCTCAACGCGGACTCGCCCACGCCGATCATTCCGGAGTCCATCCTGACCAAACCGCCCTCGGCCGAGTTGCGTCCCGGCCAGGTCGACCAGGACAGCCTGCCGCCTTATGATGTGCTCGACGCCATCCTGGCCCTGCACATCGAGGAACACCGAGGTTTGGAGGAGATCGTGGCCGCGGGCTTCGACGAGCCCACGGTGCGCCGAGTGCTCAAGCTGGTGGCCATTGCCGAGTTCAAGCGCCGCCAGGCCGCGCCCGGCCTGCGCATTACCCGCCGGGCTTTCGGCACCGGCTGGCGCATGCCCATCGCACGACGCTGGACTTTTTAA
- a CDS encoding ATP-binding protein — translation MIHIRTVRSLWLRLLIAILVVLVAAWLRILIIGSHQPRVLFVTLYPAVMIAAMVGGIYAGLLATALASFLAAVWLEPTGFLIIEDVIDWLGMGIFIISNIMISLLAESLLRARAQAEAANKAKSDFLANMSHELRTPMNGIIGSIELALMKEPSTSVRNYLDMGRKSALNLLDIVNDILDLSKIEAGKFELQRIPFDLDQCVTDVVEALEGIAERKGVDLRHGIDSEVPRRLVGDAVRLKQVLTNLIGNAIKFTDQGRILVNVEDAGQGSDGRVRIRFSVRDTGIGIAPDRIKHVFDSFYQANIENLAKYGGTGLGLAISKRLVEMMDGEIGVESSLGEGSHFFFTALFGLAGAEQAKMPEPTRAEAEKAGLRGLEILLAEDNEINQLVAVELLQKKGHRVTAVENGAKALEALSSNTFDLVLMDVRMPEMDGEAATKAIRGGQAGDPDIPVVALTAYALKEDREHLLAAGMDDYISKPIDPDELESVIRRVFEKKGRRS, via the coding sequence ATGATCCATATTCGGACTGTACGCTCGTTGTGGCTGCGATTACTCATTGCCATCCTGGTTGTGCTCGTCGCCGCCTGGCTCAGAATATTGATCATTGGCTCTCATCAGCCGCGCGTCCTCTTTGTTACGCTCTATCCCGCAGTGATGATCGCCGCCATGGTTGGCGGAATTTACGCCGGTTTGCTGGCTACAGCCCTTGCCTCTTTCCTTGCCGCAGTCTGGCTGGAGCCAACAGGGTTCTTGATAATCGAGGATGTCATCGATTGGCTGGGCATGGGCATCTTCATCATAAGCAACATCATGATATCCCTGCTCGCCGAGTCGCTGTTGCGCGCCAGGGCGCAAGCCGAAGCGGCAAACAAGGCCAAATCCGATTTCCTCGCCAATATGAGTCATGAGCTCCGCACGCCCATGAACGGCATCATCGGCTCCATCGAGCTGGCGCTCATGAAGGAGCCTTCAACTTCCGTGCGTAATTATCTGGATATGGGCAGGAAATCGGCGCTTAATCTGCTCGACATCGTCAACGATATCCTGGATCTGTCCAAGATAGAGGCCGGGAAATTCGAGTTGCAGAGGATACCATTCGATCTCGATCAATGCGTTACCGATGTCGTCGAGGCTCTCGAGGGCATTGCGGAGAGGAAAGGCGTGGACCTGCGCCATGGCATCGATTCGGAAGTGCCGAGGCGGCTTGTGGGCGATGCGGTCCGCCTGAAGCAGGTGCTCACGAATCTGATAGGCAACGCGATCAAATTCACCGATCAGGGCCGCATCCTGGTCAACGTGGAAGATGCCGGCCAGGGGAGCGATGGCCGTGTCCGCATACGCTTCTCGGTGCGCGACACAGGCATCGGCATCGCGCCGGACCGCATTAAGCATGTGTTCGACAGCTTTTACCAAGCCAATATCGAAAATCTGGCAAAATACGGCGGCACAGGGTTGGGGCTGGCCATCTCCAAACGACTGGTGGAAATGATGGACGGCGAAATCGGTGTGGAGAGTTCACTCGGCGAAGGCTCCCATTTTTTCTTCACGGCCCTGTTCGGCCTGGCTGGCGCGGAGCAGGCGAAAATGCCGGAGCCAACGCGGGCCGAAGCGGAGAAGGCGGGTCTGCGGGGCCTTGAAATTCTGCTGGCCGAAGACAACGAAATCAACCAGCTCGTCGCCGTGGAGCTGCTCCAGAAGAAGGGCCACCGCGTGACTGCCGTGGAGAACGGCGCAAAGGCCCTGGAGGCGCTCTCCAGCAACACGTTCGACCTGGTGCTCATGGATGTGCGCATGCCGGAGATGGACGGGGAAGCAGCCACGAAGGCCATTCGGGGAGGGCAGGCCGGTGATCCCGATATTCCTGTCGTCGCCCTGACCGCATACGCCCTCAAGGAAGATCGCGAGCATCTGCTTGCCGCCGGGATGGACGACTACATCTCCAAGCCCATCGATCCGGACGAGCTGGAAAGCGTGATCAGGCGAGTGTTCGAAAAGAAGGGCAGGCGATCATAA
- a CDS encoding SRPBCC family protein produces the protein MSKEMMKKTVTINAPRDKVWDVLLRDEFTRVWYAEFSEGSHAEGDWNVGGRIAFVDGSGMGLVGKLVAKKPPELLSIEHQAVIMNGKEDQSSPEAMKWRGCKENYTLSQEDGKTTLTIEQELPEEYLDSIPKSWDKAVRKIKELSESTM, from the coding sequence ATGAGCAAGGAGATGATGAAAAAGACGGTCACGATCAACGCGCCCAGGGATAAGGTCTGGGATGTGCTGCTGCGGGACGAGTTCACGCGGGTCTGGTATGCGGAATTCAGCGAAGGGTCGCACGCGGAAGGCGACTGGAACGTTGGCGGCAGAATCGCATTCGTGGACGGCAGCGGCATGGGCCTGGTGGGCAAGCTTGTCGCCAAGAAGCCTCCCGAGCTGCTTTCCATCGAGCACCAGGCAGTCATCATGAATGGAAAAGAGGACCAGAGCAGCCCTGAAGCAATGAAATGGCGAGGCTGCAAGGAGAACTATACCCTGTCTCAAGAGGACGGGAAAACGACTTTGACTATCGAGCAGGAGCTTCCTGAAGAGTACCTCGATTCCATCCCGAAGTCGTGGGACAAGGCAGTGAGGAAGATCAAGGAGCTGTCGGAAAGCACGATGTAG
- a CDS encoding VOC family protein: MAKQLFVNLPVKDLDKSKEFFSKLGFGFNEQFTDENAACLIIGENIYAMLLTEPLFKTFTRKEISDARNSTEVLIAMDAGSRAEVDDLVSKARQAGESVYMEPMDQGWMYGHSFADLDGHQWEIIYMDMAAMPQA, translated from the coding sequence ATGGCGAAGCAACTCTTCGTGAACCTGCCGGTAAAAGACCTCGATAAATCCAAGGAGTTCTTCAGCAAGCTCGGTTTCGGATTCAACGAGCAATTCACCGACGAGAATGCAGCCTGTTTGATAATCGGCGAGAATATCTACGCGATGCTTCTGACGGAGCCATTATTCAAGACATTTACCAGGAAGGAGATCTCCGACGCTAGGAATAGCACGGAAGTCCTGATCGCCATGGACGCGGGCAGCAGGGCGGAAGTCGATGATTTGGTGAGCAAGGCCCGGCAGGCCGGCGAATCGGTCTACATGGAGCCCATGGACCAGGGCTGGATGTACGGGCACAGCTTTGCCGATCTGGATGGGCACCAGTGGGAGATCATATACATGGACATGGCCGCGATGCCTCAAGCCTGA
- a CDS encoding type II toxin-antitoxin system Phd/YefM family antitoxin: MAQIVNMHEAKTQLSQLVARAEEGEEVILARNGKPVVKLVPVEEKPRIPPAGLFAGKIKMSEDFNEPLPDEYYGL; the protein is encoded by the coding sequence ATGGCACAAATCGTCAACATGCATGAGGCTAAGACGCAACTCTCGCAACTCGTAGCCAGGGCGGAAGAAGGCGAAGAGGTCATCCTCGCCCGCAACGGCAAGCCCGTGGTCAAGCTCGTCCCAGTGGAGGAAAAGCCGCGCATTCCACCCGCCGGACTTTTCGCGGGAAAGATAAAGATGTCTGAGGACTTCAACGAGCCGCTGCCGGACGAATACTATGGCCTCTAG
- a CDS encoding type II toxin-antitoxin system VapC family toxin, translating into MASRLLLDTCALLWWFGNPGKLSAAARQAIEESDLLVSAVSGYEIALKINLGKLELSMDLGELLVAVKAYPGMRPLPVTMEHAAMAGALPFTHKDPFDRIIVAQAKVEGVKIVTSDAVFEEYGVGVVW; encoded by the coding sequence ATGGCCTCTAGGCTGCTCCTGGATACCTGCGCGCTTCTCTGGTGGTTCGGCAATCCCGGCAAGCTCAGTGCGGCGGCGCGGCAAGCGATCGAGGAAAGCGACCTGCTCGTCTCGGCAGTGTCCGGCTATGAAATCGCGCTCAAGATCAATCTGGGCAAACTGGAGTTGAGCATGGACCTGGGAGAACTGTTGGTTGCGGTCAAGGCGTATCCAGGCATGCGGCCCCTGCCAGTGACCATGGAGCACGCCGCCATGGCCGGCGCGCTGCCGTTCACACACAAGGATCCGTTCGATCGGATTATTGTTGCGCAGGCGAAGGTGGAAGGAGTGAAGATTGTTACATCGGATGCGGTGTTTGAGGAGTATGGGGTGGGGGTGGTTTGGTAG
- a CDS encoding DUF5677 domain-containing protein, translating to MNRERACEDFLKLYNEVAGMSERLIYHQEISQLYMFTLLANILEKANGVYILIKEGNYTSTPIVLRSMLEAYVDLRSAKNDSNYIKHALAAYAWERIEAAKIIQNSNDESAKLDIELANKYQIESQEEQKQLSQEGFSRLFSKEKFEKANCEANFKIVNMLLCSYSHNNISRLEQRHLEVEGDKAAIVVFKDIDDSDLKFFFSLLITILFGAIEVVLISLDQMEEHKSLFKHMLSFREIHGIE from the coding sequence ATGAATCGTGAAAGAGCGTGTGAAGATTTCCTTAAGCTGTACAACGAAGTAGCTGGGATGTCTGAGAGGCTAATTTACCATCAAGAAATATCTCAGCTTTATATGTTTACCCTGCTAGCAAACATACTCGAGAAAGCAAATGGCGTTTACATTCTTATTAAGGAGGGTAATTATACTTCCACTCCAATTGTATTAAGATCTATGCTGGAAGCATATGTAGATTTAAGATCAGCAAAAAATGATAGTAATTACATAAAACATGCGCTAGCGGCATACGCTTGGGAGCGCATTGAGGCTGCTAAGATTATTCAAAATAGTAATGATGAAAGTGCCAAGTTAGACATAGAGTTGGCAAATAAATATCAGATAGAAAGCCAAGAGGAACAAAAGCAACTATCTCAAGAAGGTTTTTCGCGATTATTCAGTAAAGAAAAATTTGAAAAAGCTAACTGCGAAGCAAACTTTAAAATAGTCAATATGCTACTCTGCTCATATTCTCATAATAATATATCAAGGCTTGAACAAAGGCATTTGGAGGTTGAAGGCGACAAGGCAGCAATAGTTGTCTTCAAAGATATTGACGATAGTGATCTGAAGTTTTTCTTCAGTCTATTGATTACTATTTTGTTCGGTGCAATTGAGGTTGTTTTAATTAGTTTAGATCAAATGGAGGAGCATAAATCTCTATTTAAGCATATGCTTAGTTTTAGAGAAATACACGGTATTGAATAA
- a CDS encoding ribonucleoside triphosphate reductase, producing the protein METWSTDRIGEAILKALKASGIKDPILSKRLACKVEKKLEGLDVAEQEQIQDTVELVLMENRLYDVAKKYVLYREKRRELRAHKQAYLDITETIDQYLTKADWRVNENANMTHSFQGLMLHLSGTIQARYALEKYPEEIRAAHEHGYFHIHDLSFGLAGYCAGWSLRDLLIEGFNLEGRSCAGPARHFDSILGQMVNFLGTLQNEWAGAQAFNNVDTYLAPFIRHDNLNYDDVLQMMQKFVFNLNTTSRWGGQSPFTNLTFDLKCPNHIANEAVIIGGKLQDSTYGEYEQEMQWINKAFLEVMLAGDYHKRIFSFPIPTYNITSDFPWETEIGELLLQMTAKYGAPYFQNFINSDIKPEDVRSMCCRLQMDLRELRNKVGGLFGAGDLTGSIGVVTLNLPKLAYLSEGEEDFLDQVEQYAEMAKDSLEFKRKMVNENLERGMFPWTRRYLKNGFKAHFSTIGLVGGHEACLNLLGKGIETPAGIRLMQRTLNHLRKVTSRFQEETGNLYNLEATPAEGTSYRLAKIDRNLYADIQTSGNGTPYYTNSTTLPVGQSSDIIYALEHQNELQPLYTGGTVFHTYLGEAVTDTKALKNFIVRALTKTKIPYISITPTFSICKSHGYIAGEQEQCPECGGETEVYTRVVGYYRPVSQWNKGKQAEYADRLVYEGVDSMC; encoded by the coding sequence CTGGAAACGTGGTCCACGGACCGCATCGGCGAAGCCATTCTCAAAGCCCTCAAGGCCAGCGGCATCAAGGACCCCATCCTGTCCAAGAGGCTCGCCTGCAAGGTTGAGAAGAAACTCGAAGGCCTGGACGTTGCCGAGCAGGAACAGATTCAGGATACCGTGGAACTGGTGCTCATGGAGAACCGGCTCTACGACGTGGCCAAGAAGTACGTCCTGTACCGCGAGAAGCGCCGCGAGCTGCGCGCGCACAAGCAGGCCTACCTGGACATCACGGAGACCATCGACCAGTATCTGACCAAGGCTGACTGGCGGGTGAACGAGAACGCCAACATGACCCACTCCTTCCAGGGGCTCATGCTGCACCTCTCGGGCACCATACAGGCCCGCTACGCCCTGGAGAAATATCCCGAGGAGATCCGCGCCGCCCACGAGCACGGCTACTTCCACATCCACGATCTGTCCTTTGGTCTGGCCGGCTATTGCGCCGGTTGGTCCCTGCGCGATCTGCTCATCGAGGGCTTCAACCTCGAGGGTCGCTCCTGCGCCGGGCCCGCGCGCCACTTCGATTCCATCCTGGGCCAGATGGTCAATTTCCTGGGCACGCTGCAGAACGAGTGGGCCGGCGCTCAGGCCTTCAACAACGTGGATACCTATCTTGCGCCCTTCATCCGCCACGACAACCTGAACTACGACGACGTGCTCCAGATGATGCAGAAGTTCGTGTTCAACCTGAACACGACCTCGCGCTGGGGCGGCCAGAGCCCGTTCACCAACCTGACCTTCGACCTCAAGTGCCCGAACCACATCGCCAACGAGGCCGTCATCATCGGCGGCAAGCTCCAGGACTCGACCTACGGCGAGTACGAGCAAGAGATGCAGTGGATCAACAAGGCCTTCCTGGAGGTCATGCTGGCGGGCGACTACCATAAGCGCATCTTCTCCTTCCCCATCCCGACCTACAACATCACCTCCGACTTTCCCTGGGAAACGGAGATCGGCGAGCTGCTGCTGCAGATGACCGCCAAGTACGGCGCGCCCTATTTCCAGAACTTCATCAACTCGGACATCAAGCCCGAGGACGTGCGCTCCATGTGCTGCCGCCTGCAGATGGACCTGCGCGAACTGCGCAACAAGGTCGGCGGACTGTTCGGCGCGGGCGACCTGACCGGCTCCATCGGCGTGGTCACGCTCAACCTGCCCAAGCTGGCCTACCTGTCCGAAGGCGAGGAGGATTTCCTCGACCAGGTGGAGCAGTACGCCGAGATGGCCAAGGACTCCCTGGAGTTCAAGCGCAAGATGGTCAACGAGAACCTGGAGCGGGGCATGTTCCCCTGGACCAGGCGCTACCTGAAGAACGGCTTCAAGGCGCACTTCTCGACCATCGGTCTGGTGGGCGGCCACGAGGCCTGCCTGAACCTGCTGGGCAAGGGCATCGAAACCCCGGCCGGCATCCGCCTCATGCAGCGCACCTTGAACCACCTGCGCAAGGTCACCAGCCGTTTCCAGGAAGAGACCGGCAACCTGTACAACCTGGAAGCCACGCCCGCCGAAGGCACCAGCTACCGGCTGGCCAAGATCGACCGCAACTTGTACGCGGACATCCAGACCTCGGGCAACGGCACGCCGTATTACACCAACTCGACCACGCTGCCCGTGGGCCAGTCCAGCGATATCATCTACGCCCTGGAGCACCAGAACGAGCTGCAGCCGCTGTACACAGGCGGCACCGTGTTCCACACCTACCTGGGCGAGGCCGTGACCGACACCAAGGCGCTCAAGAACTTCATCGTGCGCGCCCTGACCAAGACCAAAATCCCATACATCTCCATTACCCCGACCTTCTCCATCTGCAAGAGCCACGGCTACATCGCCGGAGAGCAAGAGCAGTGCCCCGAGTGCGGCGGAGAGACCGAGGTGTATACGCGGGTTGTCGGGTACTACCGGCCGGTGAGCCAGTGGAATAAGGGCAAGCAGGCGGAGTATGCGGATAGGTTGGTGTATGAGGGCGTGGATTCGATGTGCTGA
- a CDS encoding radical SAM protein encodes MPVRERGFAPLIILMEKDKNAWGNLRGLTPLSLCDWPGRASCVLFMGGCNLRCPTCHNAGLAWRPERHPVLFGPDVRGFLKKRAAWLDGIVVTGGEPMADPGLLPFLDDLRAYGLPVKVDTNGMRPDVLLEILNRGLAQAFSVDVKGPFELYPQLTGDAVSAATSKALLSSIFGLAEQHPEAFMFRLTHVPLLTETDVETARGYLPAGFNLTIQNYIAPGGTYAATDSQEGRTTGNVVHGPHRRSHSQSPQGQRHQGPHPVQEARLQG; translated from the coding sequence ATGCCGGTCAGGGAGCGCGGCTTTGCGCCGCTCATAATACTTATGGAAAAAGACAAGAACGCCTGGGGCAACCTGCGCGGGCTTACGCCCTTGAGCCTTTGCGACTGGCCGGGGCGCGCCAGTTGCGTCCTGTTCATGGGTGGATGCAACCTGCGCTGCCCAACCTGCCACAACGCTGGTCTGGCTTGGCGGCCCGAGCGCCATCCAGTGCTGTTCGGCCCGGATGTGCGCGGCTTTCTTAAAAAGCGCGCGGCCTGGCTGGACGGCATCGTGGTCACGGGCGGCGAGCCCATGGCCGACCCGGGCCTGCTGCCCTTCCTGGACGACCTGCGGGCTTACGGCCTGCCCGTCAAGGTGGACACCAACGGCATGCGTCCCGACGTGCTGCTCGAAATCCTCAATCGCGGCCTGGCCCAGGCCTTTTCCGTGGACGTGAAGGGCCCCTTCGAGCTGTATCCGCAACTCACGGGCGACGCGGTTTCGGCCGCCACGTCCAAGGCCCTGCTCTCGTCCATTTTCGGGCTGGCCGAGCAGCATCCCGAAGCCTTCATGTTCCGCCTTACCCATGTTCCGCTGCTCACAGAAACCGACGTGGAGACCGCGCGCGGCTACCTGCCGGCCGGCTTCAACCTGACTATTCAGAACTACATCGCTCCGGGGGGAACGTATGCCGCTACAGATTCGCAAGAGGGACGGACGACTGGAAACGTGGTCCACGGACCGCATCGGCGAAGCCATTCTCAAAGCCCTCAAGGCCAGCGGCATCAAGGACCCCATCCTGTCCAAGAGGCTCGCCTGCAAGGTTGA